A window of Elusimicrobiota bacterium contains these coding sequences:
- the ftsZ gene encoding cell division protein FtsZ, whose protein sequence is MVQIKFTQEFNEQPANIKVMGLGGAGGNAINRMIEAGLSHVEFIAANTDSQALRRNLAPVRLQLGETATKGLGVGGNPSLGRQATEESRDRIQEILTGADMVFITAGMGGGTGTGSAPLVAQIAKSLDPKPLVVGVITRPFEFEGLVRKNQADQGIDELRPHVDTLLAIPNDRLFEIIDENTTSIEAFRVADNVLRQAVQAITDVITRHGLINVDFADVRSIMSGAGEALMGMGESRGQGRAVEAAKKAIHSPLLENLSIDGAKGLLVNIAGNKSITLHEVKGAMDYIKNAASPEAHVFYGQVFDDGLEDRFCVTVIATGFPPARKGAVLRRVGRDAAETRRPAVRTAAAPLDLPVLADDLRRPAYLRRQLRKLH, encoded by the coding sequence ATGGTCCAGATTAAATTCACCCAGGAGTTCAACGAACAGCCGGCCAACATCAAGGTGATGGGGCTGGGCGGCGCCGGCGGCAACGCCATCAATCGGATGATCGAGGCGGGGTTGTCCCACGTCGAATTCATCGCGGCCAACACGGACTCCCAAGCGCTTCGCCGAAATCTCGCGCCCGTCCGCCTGCAATTGGGCGAAACGGCCACCAAGGGCCTGGGCGTCGGTGGAAATCCCTCGCTCGGGCGCCAAGCCACCGAGGAAAGCCGCGACCGCATCCAGGAAATCCTAACCGGCGCGGACATGGTGTTCATCACGGCCGGCATGGGCGGCGGCACGGGCACCGGGTCGGCCCCCCTGGTGGCCCAAATCGCCAAGAGCCTCGACCCGAAGCCCCTCGTGGTCGGCGTCATCACCCGCCCCTTTGAATTCGAAGGCCTCGTCCGAAAGAACCAAGCGGACCAGGGCATCGATGAATTGCGCCCCCACGTCGACACGCTTTTGGCGATTCCCAACGACCGCCTCTTTGAAATCATCGACGAAAACACAACCTCCATCGAAGCTTTCCGCGTGGCCGATAACGTCTTACGCCAGGCCGTGCAGGCCATCACCGACGTGATCACCCGCCACGGGCTCATCAACGTGGATTTTGCCGACGTGCGCAGCATCATGTCCGGCGCGGGCGAAGCCCTCATGGGCATGGGCGAATCCCGGGGGCAGGGGCGGGCGGTGGAAGCCGCGAAGAAAGCCATCCATTCGCCGTTGCTCGAAAATTTGTCCATCGACGGCGCCAAGGGGCTCCTGGTCAACATCGCCGGCAACAAATCCATCACCCTGCACGAAGTCAAAGGCGCCATGGACTACATCAAGAACGCGGCCTCCCCCGAGGCCCACGTGTTCTACGGCCAGGTGTTCGACGACGGCCTGGAAGACCGTTTTTGCGTCACCGTGATCGCCACGGGGTTCCCGCCCGCGCGCAAAGGCGCGGTTCTCCGCCGCGTCGGACGCGACGCCGCCGAGACCCGGCGGCCCGCGGTCCGGACGGCCGCCGCGCCCCTCGATTTGCCCGTCCTGGCCGACGACCTCCGCCGCCCCGCCTACCTTCGTCGCCAACTTCGAAAGCTTCACTGA
- the aroF gene encoding 3-deoxy-7-phosphoheptulonate synthase: protein MIVTLKSGAKKKEVQEIVAKIKKLGFTAQLSQGAERVVIGVIGEGNKAIAHKDVFESMPQVELVTPISRPYKLVSRQFKKSDTVIELDGVKIGGKEVVIMAGPCSVDTRENLESTGRELKRAGVQILRGGAFKPRSSPYAFQGLGEAALKLLADVRKATGMPVITEVMDTRQVDLVEQYADILQIGARNAQNFDLLREVGRTRKPVMLKRGMATTIEEWLMAAEYILAKGNTNVMLCERGIRTFETATRFTLDLNAVPVLKHLTHLPVVVDPSHGVGVRDYIVPMARAAIAAGADGVIIECHPNPSTALSDGHQALLPAQMHGIVKELRQVAEAVGRTL, encoded by the coding sequence ATGATCGTCACCCTGAAAAGCGGCGCCAAGAAAAAAGAAGTTCAAGAGATCGTCGCCAAAATCAAAAAACTCGGCTTCACGGCCCAATTGTCCCAGGGGGCCGAACGCGTCGTCATCGGCGTCATCGGCGAAGGAAACAAAGCCATCGCCCACAAGGACGTCTTTGAATCCATGCCCCAGGTGGAGCTGGTCACCCCCATCTCCCGCCCGTACAAATTGGTCAGCCGGCAATTCAAAAAATCCGACACCGTCATTGAGTTGGACGGGGTCAAAATCGGGGGGAAGGAAGTCGTGATCATGGCCGGCCCCTGCTCGGTGGACACCCGCGAAAATCTGGAAAGCACCGGGCGGGAACTTAAGCGCGCCGGCGTCCAGATCCTCCGCGGCGGCGCCTTCAAGCCCCGCTCGTCGCCCTACGCCTTCCAGGGATTGGGCGAAGCCGCGCTGAAACTGCTGGCCGACGTGCGCAAAGCCACGGGCATGCCCGTCATTACCGAAGTCATGGACACCCGCCAGGTGGACCTGGTGGAACAATACGCCGACATCCTCCAAATCGGCGCTCGAAACGCCCAAAACTTCGATCTTCTCCGGGAGGTCGGACGCACGCGGAAACCGGTGATGCTCAAACGCGGCATGGCCACCACCATCGAGGAATGGCTCATGGCCGCGGAATACATTCTGGCCAAAGGGAACACCAACGTGATGTTGTGCGAACGCGGCATCCGCACCTTCGAGACGGCGACCCGCTTCACGCTGGACCTGAACGCGGTGCCCGTCTTAAAACACCTCACGCATTTGCCGGTCGTGGTCGACCCGTCCCACGGGGTCGGCGTGCGGGACTACATCGTCCCCATGGCCCGGGCGGCCATCGCGGCCGGCGCCGACGGCGTCATCATCGAATGCCACCCGAATCCGTCCACCGCCCTTTCCGACGGCCATCAAGCCCTCCTGCCGGCCCAAATGCACGGCATCGTCAAAGAACTTCGGCAAGTGGCCGAAGCGGTCGGCCGAACGCTTTAA
- the aroA gene encoding 3-phosphoshikimate 1-carboxyvinyltransferase has protein sequence MSISTSSRVVVPGGALRGETRPPPDKSITHRAVILSALAQGTSRIVHPLEADDCERTAESFRNLGVSIELDKRGEWIVVGRGLYGLAEPSADHIYCGNSGTTIRLLSGVMAGQPFATRLMGDKSLSARPMQRVVDPLVQMGADITARDGRFAPLRIHGRRPLRAIDWKSPVASAQVKSCLLLAGLYAEGVTTFEEPHRSRDHMERMMAAAGVKLTVEEKRVGVQGGQSLKPQEWVVPSDISSAAFFIVAALLTPGSEVMLRNVNINPTRDGVLEILGKMGASIKQEDVRVVAGEPLADLLVRPAPLRATQFGEEILPRLIDEVPILALAATQAEGTTEIRGAGELRVKESDRLAHVARGLNALGARVEELPDGLRISGPTPLTGATVDSVGDHRLAMTFGVAGLIARGETHILDADCVDISFPTFWQEFEKLRVQA, from the coding sequence ATGTCGATTTCCACTTCCAGCCGCGTCGTCGTTCCCGGGGGCGCTCTCCGGGGCGAAACCCGTCCGCCGCCGGACAAATCCATCACGCACCGCGCGGTCATCCTCTCCGCCTTGGCCCAGGGCACCTCGCGGATCGTTCATCCGCTGGAAGCCGACGACTGCGAACGCACGGCGGAGTCTTTTCGTAACCTCGGGGTGAGCATCGAGCTGGACAAACGCGGCGAGTGGATCGTGGTGGGCCGCGGTTTGTACGGCCTGGCCGAACCCTCGGCCGATCACATCTATTGCGGCAATTCCGGCACGACCATCCGCCTTCTCTCCGGCGTCATGGCCGGACAACCCTTCGCCACGCGCCTCATGGGCGACAAATCCCTTTCGGCCCGCCCCATGCAACGCGTGGTGGATCCCTTGGTGCAAATGGGCGCGGACATCACGGCCCGGGACGGCCGTTTCGCCCCGCTCCGCATTCACGGCCGCCGGCCCCTGCGCGCCATCGACTGGAAAAGTCCCGTCGCCAGCGCGCAGGTGAAATCCTGCCTTTTGTTGGCCGGCCTCTACGCCGAAGGCGTGACCACTTTCGAAGAACCGCACCGCTCCCGGGACCACATGGAGCGCATGATGGCCGCCGCCGGCGTCAAGTTGACGGTGGAGGAAAAACGGGTGGGCGTTCAGGGCGGGCAATCGCTCAAACCCCAGGAGTGGGTGGTTCCGTCGGACATTTCGAGCGCCGCGTTTTTCATCGTGGCCGCCCTGCTCACCCCGGGCTCCGAAGTCATGCTTCGAAACGTCAACATCAATCCGACCCGGGACGGCGTCCTGGAAATCCTGGGTAAAATGGGCGCGTCCATCAAGCAGGAAGACGTCCGGGTGGTCGCCGGGGAGCCCCTGGCCGATCTTCTGGTTCGTCCCGCGCCCCTTCGCGCCACGCAATTCGGCGAGGAAATCCTTCCCCGCCTGATCGACGAAGTGCCGATTTTGGCCCTGGCGGCCACCCAGGCCGAGGGGACCACCGAGATTCGCGGCGCGGGAGAGTTGCGGGTCAAAGAATCCGACCGGCTGGCCCACGTCGCCCGCGGGCTCAACGCCCTGGGGGCCCGGGTGGAGGAATTGCCCGACGGTCTTCGCATCTCGGGCCCGACCCCCCTGACGGGGGCGACCGTCGATTCCGTCGGCGACCATCGATTGGCCATGACCTTCGGCGTCGCCGGACTCATCGCCCGGGGGGAAACCCACATCCTGGACGCCGACTGCGTCGACATCTCCTTCCCCACCTTCTGGCAGGAATTTGAAAAGCTCCGTGTCCAAGCCTAA
- a CDS encoding PilT/PilU family type 4a pilus ATPase, whose protein sequence is MAESPLKLPALLQALLREVAEKKGSDIHLGPHFVPMIRVNGDLEPSVTGEVLTAAQTQELGFLLMGESLRPRFEEKNEIDLAFALSSGGRFRVNIYNQRGAVNLALRYIPAQLPTIQSLGLPFAVSKLAECRRGLILISGTTGSGKSTTLAAIVDHINSTRKAHILTIEDPIEFVHTNKKSIVNQRELGLDTRSFADALRAAMREDPNVILVGEMRDLETVSAAITAAQTGHLVLSTIHTTDTIQIISRILDLYPPHQQAQVRLQLAETLQGAISQRLLPTVDGRSREAALEILVTTPHVQKAIQDNNFGDLHNAVRNGGFYGMQTFNQALVHLYNRGRVRLEDAVVASSNPEEFMLAIRGIEASAPHPHAD, encoded by the coding sequence ATGGCCGAATCCCCGCTTAAGCTGCCCGCTTTGTTGCAGGCCTTGCTCCGCGAAGTCGCGGAAAAAAAAGGCTCCGACATTCACCTCGGCCCCCACTTTGTCCCCATGATCCGCGTCAACGGGGATTTGGAACCCTCCGTCACCGGCGAGGTTCTCACCGCCGCCCAAACCCAGGAATTGGGCTTCCTTCTCATGGGGGAATCCCTGCGGCCCCGCTTCGAAGAAAAAAACGAGATCGACTTGGCCTTCGCCCTTTCCTCCGGGGGACGCTTTCGCGTCAACATTTACAACCAACGGGGCGCCGTGAACCTCGCCTTGCGGTACATCCCGGCCCAATTGCCCACCATCCAAAGCCTGGGCCTCCCCTTCGCCGTTTCGAAATTGGCCGAATGCCGCCGCGGACTGATCCTCATCAGCGGAACGACGGGTTCCGGAAAATCCACGACTTTGGCCGCCATCGTCGACCACATCAATTCGACGCGGAAAGCCCACATCTTGACAATTGAAGACCCCATCGAATTCGTACACACCAATAAAAAATCCATCGTCAACCAGCGGGAGCTCGGGCTCGACACCCGAAGCTTCGCCGACGCCCTTCGGGCCGCCATGCGGGAAGACCCGAACGTCATCCTGGTCGGCGAAATGCGGGATTTGGAAACGGTCTCCGCCGCCATCACCGCCGCGCAAACGGGCCACCTGGTGCTTTCCACCATCCACACGACGGACACGATTCAAATCATCAGCCGGATTCTGGACCTCTATCCCCCGCACCAGCAGGCCCAGGTGCGCCTCCAGTTGGCCGAAACCCTTCAGGGCGCCATTTCCCAGCGGCTGCTGCCCACCGTCGACGGACGCTCCCGGGAGGCCGCGCTGGAAATTCTGGTGACGACGCCCCACGTTCAAAAAGCGATTCAGGACAACAATTTCGGCGACCTGCACAACGCCGTCCGCAACGGCGGTTTTTACGGCATGCAAACCTTCAACCAAGCCCTGGTGCATCTTTACAACCGGGGACGGGTGCGCCTGGAGGACGCCGTGGTCGCGTCGTCCAACCCCGAGGAATTCATGCTCGCGATTCGGGGCATTGAAGCGAGCGCCCCCCATCCGCACGCCGATTAA
- a CDS encoding histidinol-phosphate transaminase has translation MNLSNSPEAAAPFPPRTEVQGFEAYTPGRDMETVKRLYKLKRVIKLASNENPLGPSPKARAAAAAAGPQYHRYPDGFSVTLRQTLARSLGVKFNQVTVGAGSDELIELLARAYLNRGDEIVVSDHAFIRYRMAGEMMGARVVSVPMTRLTHDLEAMAAAVTPRTKFLFIANPNNPTGTYNAHDDLEELLITLPARVVPVIDEAYFEFARSRRDYPNAIDFFKAGRNLVVLRTFSKAYGLAGLRIGYAVAPEPIIETVERVRPPFNVSIAAQAAGVAALGDRAHLKRTTALVAREKRFLEKSLAKLGVATVPSAANFLLIHVAPHRGDELFEALLRLGVIVRAMDEYGLPEHIRVTVGRPEENRQFLNAFRQARTLL, from the coding sequence GTGAACCTTTCGAATTCCCCGGAAGCCGCCGCCCCGTTCCCGCCCCGGACCGAAGTCCAGGGCTTTGAAGCCTACACCCCCGGGCGCGACATGGAAACCGTGAAGCGTTTGTACAAGCTCAAGCGCGTGATCAAATTGGCGTCCAACGAAAACCCCCTGGGGCCGTCGCCCAAAGCCCGGGCCGCCGCCGCGGCCGCCGGGCCCCAGTACCACCGCTATCCCGACGGTTTCAGCGTGACCCTGCGGCAGACTCTGGCCCGTTCGCTCGGCGTCAAATTCAACCAAGTCACCGTCGGGGCCGGGTCCGACGAGCTGATCGAATTGCTGGCCCGGGCCTATCTGAACCGGGGGGACGAAATCGTGGTGTCCGATCACGCCTTCATTCGTTACCGCATGGCCGGCGAAATGATGGGCGCCCGGGTGGTTTCGGTCCCGATGACCCGCCTGACCCACGACTTGGAGGCCATGGCCGCGGCCGTGACGCCGCGCACCAAATTCCTTTTTATCGCCAACCCCAACAATCCCACGGGCACCTACAACGCCCACGACGACCTCGAAGAACTCCTGATCACCCTCCCGGCCCGGGTGGTTCCCGTGATCGACGAAGCGTATTTTGAATTCGCCCGCTCCCGCCGGGATTATCCCAACGCCATCGACTTTTTCAAGGCGGGGCGCAATTTGGTGGTGCTCCGCACCTTCTCGAAAGCCTACGGACTCGCCGGACTTCGGATCGGTTACGCCGTGGCGCCCGAGCCGATCATTGAAACCGTCGAACGGGTCCGCCCGCCCTTCAACGTTTCCATCGCGGCCCAAGCCGCCGGCGTCGCCGCCCTGGGCGACCGGGCCCATTTGAAACGCACCACCGCCCTGGTGGCCCGGGAGAAAAGGTTTCTTGAAAAATCCCTCGCGAAGCTGGGCGTCGCGACGGTGCCGTCGGCCGCCAACTTTTTGTTGATCCACGTCGCCCCCCACCGGGGCGACGAATTGTTTGAAGCGCTTCTCCGCCTGGGCGTCATCGTCCGCGCCATGGACGAATACGGCCTGCCCGAACACATCCGGGTGACCGTGGGCCGCCCGGAGGAAAACCGCCAATTTCTCAACGCCTTTCGCCAAGCGAGGACCCTGCTATGA
- a CDS encoding polyphenol oxidase family protein, with translation MRRAKLQPTAWAGGRQVHGVRVWRAIAPTAPAERPATDGLWTDRPNLALRVFSADCVPVFLVDPAGPVALLHAGWRGVRDGILTRAVAALKGRTSGRRNRFHASLGPHVRACCYEVGPEVADAFKNIPGAVRRRRGAPGKHTLDLETALRVEARRLGIRRFSAAPWCTVCDRRFFSFRREKTEHRQAALLARRPEPKDGRHGQTTG, from the coding sequence ATGAGACGCGCGAAACTCCAACCGACGGCCTGGGCCGGCGGACGACAGGTCCACGGCGTGCGCGTTTGGCGGGCGATCGCCCCGACGGCGCCCGCGGAACGACCGGCCACCGATGGGCTGTGGACGGATCGCCCGAACTTGGCGCTTCGCGTTTTCTCGGCCGACTGCGTACCCGTTTTCTTGGTCGATCCCGCCGGCCCGGTGGCGCTGCTGCACGCGGGATGGCGCGGCGTCCGGGACGGGATCTTGACCCGGGCCGTGGCCGCGCTGAAGGGACGCACCTCCGGACGCCGGAACCGCTTTCACGCGTCGCTCGGCCCCCACGTCCGGGCCTGTTGCTACGAAGTCGGGCCGGAAGTGGCGGACGCCTTCAAGAACATTCCCGGGGCGGTCCGCCGGCGGCGCGGCGCCCCCGGGAAACACACGTTGGATTTGGAAACCGCGCTTCGCGTCGAAGCCCGGCGGCTGGGAATCCGGCGGTTCAGCGCGGCGCCCTGGTGCACGGTCTGCGACCGGCGGTTTTTTTCGTTCCGCCGGGAAAAAACGGAACACCGCCAGGCGGCGCTGTTGGCCCGGCGCCCCGAACCCAAGGACGGACGGCATGGACAAACGACTGGATAA
- a CDS encoding prephenate dehydrogenase produces MPEPQRVVIVGVGLLGGSLGLALRRRTRARVIGLSHRPATVRRARRRGVFHEGFTDSARALPGADVVVFCTPVETIVPLARRFAARLKPGALVMDVGSVKGPIVEGMKSVFHGGGTALFIGAHPMAGSEKSGVENAAADLFVGATCALTPAADTPPAALRRAADFWRSVGAHPVVVSPSVHDRAVALVSHLPHLIADALALTAGRWGQNPSERKALRSLAAGSFRDATRVAGADPDLWRGIFDSNAAPLGRAARDFQRTLGGLVARRWPRPELRAAQRFHDEFLRG; encoded by the coding sequence GTGCCGGAACCGCAGCGGGTCGTGATCGTCGGCGTGGGTCTCCTCGGGGGGTCCCTGGGGCTCGCGCTGCGCCGCCGAACCCGGGCCCGGGTGATCGGCTTGAGCCACCGCCCGGCCACGGTCCGCCGAGCGCGACGTCGCGGCGTCTTTCACGAAGGCTTCACCGATTCCGCCCGGGCCCTCCCGGGCGCCGACGTCGTCGTCTTTTGCACGCCGGTCGAAACCATCGTGCCCTTGGCCCGCCGATTCGCCGCGCGCCTCAAACCCGGCGCCCTGGTCATGGACGTGGGCAGCGTTAAGGGGCCCATCGTGGAAGGGATGAAATCCGTTTTTCACGGCGGCGGGACGGCGCTCTTCATCGGCGCGCACCCCATGGCGGGCTCCGAAAAATCCGGGGTCGAGAACGCCGCGGCCGATCTATTCGTCGGCGCCACCTGCGCTCTCACGCCGGCGGCCGACACGCCGCCCGCCGCCCTTCGGCGCGCGGCCGACTTTTGGCGGTCCGTGGGCGCCCATCCGGTCGTCGTGTCGCCCAGCGTCCACGACCGCGCCGTCGCGCTGGTCAGCCACCTGCCGCATTTGATCGCCGACGCCCTCGCGTTGACCGCCGGCCGCTGGGGCCAAAATCCGTCGGAGCGAAAGGCCCTTCGCTCCCTGGCCGCGGGAAGTTTTCGGGACGCCACCCGGGTGGCCGGGGCGGACCCCGATCTCTGGCGGGGGATTTTCGATTCGAACGCGGCGCCTTTGGGTCGGGCCGCCCGGGATTTTCAACGAACCCTCGGCGGTTTGGTGGCCCGGCGCTGGCCCCGACCCGAGCTGCGGGCCGCCCAACGATTTCACGACGAATTCCTTCGAGGTTAA
- the pheA gene encoding prephenate dehydratase — MDKRLDKLRKSVDKIDDDLLRALNDRAKIVQRIGRVKAERGEEIVAANRERQILDRLAAINPGPLPTDAMEEIFGTVINNCRLLQKPLSIAYFGPEATFTHQAAMKHFGRGARYAAAKSITDVFDDVEKGRADYGVVPIENSTEGMVNHTLDMFMESDLVIAAERQDPINHCLLAAPGTKKVKSLSSFPQALAQCRRWLESHYPGVPVHEAASTADAAAQAALHEGVAAVASPLAAEIYRLKILGSSIQDARHNRTRFLVLGKKIASPSGSTRDKTSILVSLKDRVGALHDLLGTFRQAGLNLTKIESRPSKRKAWEYVFFIDFLGHVAEPRVQKVMRDLKDHSVFLKLLGSYPRGD, encoded by the coding sequence ATGGACAAACGACTGGATAAACTTCGCAAAAGCGTCGACAAAATCGACGACGACCTCCTGCGCGCCCTGAACGACCGGGCGAAAATCGTTCAGCGCATCGGCCGCGTCAAAGCGGAGCGCGGCGAGGAAATCGTCGCGGCCAACCGCGAACGTCAGATTTTGGACCGCCTCGCGGCCATCAACCCGGGACCGCTTCCCACCGACGCCATGGAGGAAATTTTCGGGACGGTGATAAACAACTGCCGTCTCCTTCAAAAACCGCTCTCCATCGCCTACTTCGGCCCCGAGGCCACTTTCACCCACCAGGCGGCCATGAAGCACTTCGGTCGCGGCGCCCGCTACGCGGCGGCCAAATCCATCACGGACGTGTTCGACGACGTGGAAAAAGGCCGCGCCGATTACGGCGTGGTCCCCATTGAAAATTCGACGGAAGGCATGGTCAACCACACCCTGGACATGTTCATGGAGTCCGACCTGGTGATCGCGGCGGAACGCCAGGACCCGATCAACCATTGCCTCCTGGCGGCGCCCGGCACGAAGAAAGTCAAAAGTCTTTCGTCCTTTCCCCAGGCCTTGGCCCAATGCCGGCGCTGGCTGGAAAGCCATTACCCCGGCGTCCCCGTTCACGAAGCCGCTTCCACGGCCGACGCCGCGGCGCAAGCGGCCCTTCACGAAGGCGTGGCGGCGGTCGCGAGCCCCCTGGCCGCGGAAATCTACCGCTTGAAGATTTTGGGATCGTCCATTCAAGACGCCCGCCACAACCGCACGCGGTTCCTGGTTCTCGGCAAAAAGATCGCCAGCCCCTCGGGATCCACCCGGGACAAAACCTCCATCCTGGTTTCGCTGAAAGACCGGGTCGGCGCCTTGCACGATCTTTTGGGCACCTTCCGCCAGGCCGGACTCAACTTGACGAAAATCGAATCGCGACCGTCCAAACGAAAGGCCTGGGAATACGTTTTTTTCATCGACTTCCTGGGCCACGTGGCCGAACCCCGGGTGCAAAAAGTGATGCGCGACCTCAAAGACCACAGCGTGTTCCTAAAGCTGTTGGGCAGCTACCCCCGCGGGGACTGA
- a CDS encoding FtsQ-type POTRA domain-containing protein yields MKRRRHKVTVRRSHAAYRWRSLAESLAALSRALLFVGSAAALAWGAHRFWTRSRSLSIEAVRVDGDAPPGFAEALEIKAGQPLFGFHRRALEQRLRAAFPALSTIHLQRGWDRTVRVTVVQRTPEARALSDGSWWGIDRTGTLFPLPGEGAGLPVLALPDDPAVRAHALAFLAGLRNTKERWTEGLYKIKMSSDGDAVLYLAGDTPVQWGAPDADAAVLGPKARRLARVLAAPEGAGGFEYIRFVDDRRVAAKPRAAAAPPRRRS; encoded by the coding sequence ATGAAGCGACGCCGACACAAAGTCACGGTGCGCCGCAGCCACGCGGCCTACCGCTGGCGATCGCTCGCGGAGTCCCTCGCCGCCTTGTCCCGGGCCCTTCTCTTTGTCGGCTCGGCCGCCGCCCTCGCCTGGGGCGCCCACCGTTTTTGGACCCGCTCCCGGTCCCTGTCCATTGAGGCGGTCCGCGTGGACGGCGACGCCCCGCCCGGATTCGCCGAAGCCCTCGAGATCAAAGCCGGCCAACCGCTTTTCGGATTTCACCGTCGCGCCCTGGAACAACGGCTCCGGGCGGCCTTTCCCGCCTTGTCCACGATCCACCTTCAGCGGGGGTGGGACCGCACCGTTCGGGTGACCGTCGTCCAACGAACGCCGGAAGCCCGGGCCCTTTCCGACGGAAGCTGGTGGGGAATCGACCGCACCGGGACCCTTTTCCCGCTCCCGGGCGAGGGGGCGGGCCTCCCCGTGCTGGCGCTCCCGGACGATCCGGCCGTCCGCGCTCACGCCCTGGCCTTCCTCGCCGGCCTGCGAAACACCAAAGAACGCTGGACGGAAGGCCTCTACAAAATTAAAATGTCTTCCGACGGGGACGCCGTCCTGTACCTGGCCGGGGACACCCCGGTCCAATGGGGCGCGCCCGACGCCGACGCCGCGGTTCTCGGTCCGAAAGCCCGCCGGCTCGCGCGCGTGCTGGCGGCGCCGGAAGGCGCCGGGGGGTTTGAATACATTCGCTTTGTGGACGACCGACGCGTGGCCGCGAAACCGCGCGCGGCCGCCGCCCCGCCCCGCCGTCGCTCCTGA
- the ftsA gene encoding cell division protein FtsA: MPKPDLITGLDVGSGQVVAVVAQHAPDADAPEILGAARQPCAGLKGGVVINIDETARAVTRAVEAAEEMAGLTGASRRVLIGVRGAHIQTFNHHGAMNIARTDKEITVSDRDQVVENTKAVPISPDREIVHVIPQDFILDRQSGVPNPVGMEASLLEVDVHIVTASQSHLNNVWKAIARAGFEVEEPIYGLLAVGDTVVSAEEKGLGCLLVDLGGQTTGLAVYAEGSVRFTKELALGSDNISHDLSHALRTTLSQAHKVKERFGAASRQWAEGNVDEEIEYTSVDGRTPRRVKRQALFDYIAPRVEEIFSLIGEELQRSNYADHVAGGGVILTGGGAQLQGLAAAAEQILDLPVRIGLPQGLQGPPDVLGHPGYATALGLVTYRHGGDWSRSRRAVRSVGLGQRLKSFVEDFF; encoded by the coding sequence ATGCCAAAGCCCGATCTCATCACCGGTCTCGATGTGGGGAGCGGTCAAGTGGTGGCCGTGGTCGCTCAACACGCCCCCGACGCCGACGCTCCGGAGATTCTGGGCGCCGCCCGGCAGCCGTGCGCCGGACTCAAGGGCGGCGTGGTGATCAACATCGATGAAACGGCGCGCGCCGTCACCCGGGCCGTCGAGGCCGCGGAAGAAATGGCGGGGCTCACCGGGGCCTCCCGCCGCGTTCTGATCGGCGTTCGGGGCGCCCACATCCAAACCTTCAACCACCACGGCGCTATGAACATCGCCCGCACCGACAAGGAAATCACCGTTTCCGATCGGGACCAAGTGGTGGAAAACACCAAAGCCGTTCCCATTTCCCCGGACCGCGAAATCGTGCACGTGATCCCCCAGGACTTCATCCTCGACCGTCAAAGCGGCGTGCCCAACCCCGTCGGAATGGAAGCCAGTCTCCTGGAAGTGGACGTCCACATCGTCACGGCGAGCCAAAGCCATTTGAACAACGTGTGGAAGGCCATCGCCCGGGCGGGCTTCGAGGTGGAGGAGCCGATCTACGGCTTGCTGGCGGTGGGCGACACGGTCGTCAGCGCCGAAGAAAAAGGCCTCGGGTGCCTGCTCGTGGACCTGGGCGGCCAAACCACGGGCTTGGCGGTGTACGCCGAAGGCAGCGTGCGATTCACCAAAGAACTCGCCCTGGGCTCCGACAACATCAGCCACGATCTTTCCCACGCCCTTCGCACGACGCTGTCCCAGGCGCACAAAGTGAAGGAGCGGTTCGGCGCCGCCTCCCGCCAATGGGCCGAGGGCAACGTGGACGAGGAGATCGAATACACGAGCGTCGACGGTCGAACGCCCCGACGCGTCAAGCGCCAAGCCCTTTTCGACTACATCGCCCCCCGGGTCGAGGAAATTTTCAGCCTGATCGGCGAGGAACTCCAACGATCCAACTACGCCGACCACGTCGCCGGCGGCGGCGTCATTTTGACCGGCGGAGGCGCCCAACTGCAAGGGCTGGCCGCGGCCGCGGAGCAAATTTTGGACCTGCCGGTCCGCATCGGTCTGCCCCAGGGCCTTCAAGGTCCGCCGGACGTTCTCGGCCATCCGGGCTACGCCACGGCCTTGGGCCTGGTCACCTACCGGCACGGGGGCGATTGGTCCCGCAGCCGCCGGGCGGTTCGGAGCGTCGGCCTCGGCCAACGGCTCAAATCCTTCGTGGAAGATTTCTTCTAA